A genomic region of Persephonella marina EX-H1 contains the following coding sequences:
- a CDS encoding pilus assembly protein: protein MKKIMIYIKKISALLVIFLSFVSLSYGNMTNYCTIPPFLKTEVKPNVVMVMDYSGSMQFPAYYPCNWGYPYYYDSYVAECVSRNTVVISNYDNTTVYYGLFDSNACYEYSTADGYWIKSSCDCSGNNGAGNIGCLSGNFLNWATTTRIDAALKALIGGKATCTDTDCILRSQGSRRGVYDSNLDCIIYIEPENYSRTTPSYQDKNDYLYIFDGNRSCALGQITDGRAVNVKIPKDDYTGVIQESFDDVRITFMVYGGNNIREGEIRYAFYQNDLNALITALQNEIPYYGTPTGEAVWEAYDYLKQSNDHWFESNTGFIGLGTEKDPYYEVLESGDVVPASCRNNYVLLISDGLWNGDLDPDSPANTIHTTDLRSDLSGDQKAKVFSLYIFNTDVEGIYSMKTVAAHGSFDDTCSNDNYPYDLPGLGTNSRYVEFPRPHCDPNGTYFPCCEEWDKDNDGVPDTFYQANSGAEIEAALREIFGEIKKGATSGTVIAAQTTGKGKGSIINHAASYPKKTFGDIDLTWIGSLYTYWFLNTKYAQNVRDNTVDNSGRIILDVYNPSYDQKKASGEPITVNDYYDFILMFDTDPDGNIIANLYESELKGELRTDIAGDPIPAEYDPNPIPSIEETHYLWEAGEELALTDGLQRNIFAAVSSNSIVSFEPANKSSFANLLGNASLIPSCIPGNNDNEKIDNLIRYIRGESDFKCRNRTFFDGTADRIWKLGDIMHSSPAIVQYESSLYRGSIVFVGANDGMLHAFEAGKIKRLLTKYQVAELITDYTTKGLGKELWAFIPKNALPYLRYLADPDYCHIYYIDQSPYIIYLDKDITDLNEKPDRIILIGGMRLGGACGCSGTNCVNPPSDTCPDPASSSCVGRSSYFALDITDPLNPKLLWEFSDKDLGFSFSGPGVIRVLNGNAQKAKVLFASGPTDYKGISNQSLKLFILDAETGSIDTVIDTGITEAFGGRLQYEGLDLDEDGNTDYLFLGYTKGSSISTQTGGILVIKTSGGYSWTDITSSISSGGMLPVVTSVSFMDCFNVPYIFFGTGKWFYKDDNPQTTKPNRIYGIPLNCDTSGCSVIGSVYNVSGSATGVCNYITSSRVGWYRELDLGSGSYMKEKNLASPSVTNFGAVFFATSQPNADICSVGGRHRIWHLNCATGAPVTYNCDAGYYITASYTLLYSDTGGRINQENKPESTTGDFSTSGNTGWKKHLVVGGQSPQTAYTPGGEILLWLER, encoded by the coding sequence ATGAAGAAGATCATGATATATATAAAGAAAATTAGTGCTCTTTTAGTAATATTTCTAAGTTTCGTATCACTATCCTACGGTAATATGACCAATTACTGTACAATTCCCCCATTCCTCAAAACTGAAGTAAAACCTAATGTTGTCATGGTTATGGATTATTCAGGAAGTATGCAGTTCCCAGCATATTATCCATGTAATTGGGGGTATCCATACTACTACGATAGTTATGTGGCTGAGTGTGTCTCACGAAACACCGTGGTCATAAGTAACTATGATAATACAACAGTGTATTACGGCCTTTTTGATAGTAATGCATGTTACGAGTACAGCACAGCAGACGGATACTGGATAAAAAGCTCCTGCGATTGTTCTGGAAATAATGGTGCCGGAAATATAGGATGTCTGAGTGGAAACTTCTTAAACTGGGCAACAACAACAAGAATTGATGCTGCACTTAAAGCATTAATAGGTGGAAAAGCCACATGTACAGACACAGACTGTATCTTAAGATCACAGGGTTCAAGAAGAGGCGTTTATGATTCAAATCTTGACTGCATTATATATATAGAACCTGAAAATTACAGCAGAACAACACCTTCATACCAGGATAAAAATGACTACCTGTACATATTTGATGGAAATAGATCATGTGCCCTGGGACAGATTACAGATGGAAGGGCTGTTAACGTTAAGATACCTAAAGATGATTATACAGGCGTAATTCAGGAAAGTTTTGATGATGTAAGAATAACATTTATGGTATACGGGGGAAACAACATAAGAGAAGGTGAAATAAGATACGCTTTTTACCAGAATGATCTAAATGCGTTAATAACTGCTTTACAAAATGAGATTCCATATTACGGGACACCAACCGGTGAAGCAGTATGGGAGGCCTATGATTATCTGAAGCAGAGTAACGATCACTGGTTTGAAAGTAATACCGGATTTATAGGTCTTGGAACAGAAAAAGATCCATACTACGAAGTTCTTGAAAGTGGTGATGTTGTTCCGGCAAGTTGTAGAAATAACTATGTTCTGCTTATATCTGATGGTTTATGGAATGGTGATTTAGATCCAGATAGCCCAGCGAACACTATACACACCACAGATCTGAGATCTGATCTCTCAGGAGATCAAAAAGCAAAAGTCTTCTCACTATACATATTCAATACGGATGTGGAAGGAATTTACTCAATGAAAACTGTTGCTGCTCACGGCAGTTTTGACGATACCTGCAGTAATGATAACTACCCCTATGATCTTCCAGGACTTGGAACAAATAGTAGATATGTAGAATTTCCGAGACCTCACTGTGATCCTAACGGAACATATTTTCCATGCTGTGAAGAATGGGATAAGGATAATGATGGTGTGCCAGACACATTTTATCAGGCAAACAGTGGTGCAGAGATAGAAGCCGCACTGAGAGAGATATTTGGAGAGATCAAGAAAGGAGCAACCTCAGGAACCGTTATAGCTGCCCAAACAACTGGTAAAGGTAAAGGTTCTATAATCAACCATGCCGCAAGCTATCCGAAAAAAACATTTGGAGATATAGACCTTACATGGATAGGATCTTTATATACATACTGGTTTTTAAACACAAAATACGCACAGAATGTTAGAGACAATACGGTAGATAACAGCGGAAGAATCATTCTTGATGTTTATAACCCATCTTACGATCAGAAAAAAGCAAGTGGTGAACCGATTACTGTTAATGATTACTACGATTTTATACTGATGTTTGATACAGATCCTGATGGAAACATTATTGCAAATCTCTATGAGAGCGAGCTTAAAGGTGAACTGAGAACCGATATTGCTGGTGATCCTATACCTGCAGAATACGACCCCAATCCTATTCCTTCAATAGAAGAAACCCATTACCTCTGGGAAGCCGGTGAAGAACTTGCTTTAACAGATGGATTGCAGAGAAACATATTCGCAGCTGTTTCCTCAAACAGTATCGTAAGTTTTGAACCTGCAAACAAATCCTCGTTTGCAAATTTACTGGGAAATGCATCTTTAATCCCATCGTGTATTCCAGGCAATAATGATAACGAAAAGATAGATAACCTTATAAGGTATATAAGGGGAGAATCTGACTTTAAATGTCGCAACAGAACATTTTTTGACGGAACAGCTGACAGGATATGGAAGCTGGGAGATATAATGCATTCATCTCCAGCGATCGTTCAGTATGAATCAAGCTTATACAGAGGAAGTATAGTTTTTGTGGGAGCCAATGATGGTATGCTACATGCTTTTGAGGCTGGAAAGATTAAAAGATTACTTACAAAATATCAGGTTGCAGAACTCATAACAGACTATACTACAAAAGGTCTTGGGAAAGAGCTGTGGGCTTTCATACCTAAAAATGCTCTTCCATACTTGAGATATCTGGCTGATCCTGATTACTGTCACATTTATTACATAGATCAATCACCTTACATCATATACCTTGATAAAGATATTACAGATCTAAATGAAAAACCTGACAGGATAATACTGATCGGAGGAATGAGACTGGGAGGAGCATGTGGTTGTAGCGGAACAAACTGTGTAAATCCTCCTTCTGACACCTGTCCCGATCCTGCATCCTCATCCTGCGTTGGTAGATCCTCTTATTTTGCACTTGATATTACAGATCCATTAAATCCAAAACTCCTATGGGAGTTTTCTGATAAAGATCTTGGATTTAGCTTTTCTGGACCAGGTGTAATAAGAGTTCTCAACGGAAACGCCCAGAAAGCAAAAGTTCTTTTTGCATCAGGACCTACAGACTACAAAGGTATATCAAATCAAAGCCTTAAGTTGTTTATACTTGACGCGGAAACAGGAAGTATTGATACTGTGATAGACACAGGCATCACAGAAGCATTTGGAGGAAGATTACAGTACGAAGGCCTGGATCTTGATGAAGATGGAAATACTGATTACCTGTTCCTGGGATATACAAAAGGCAGTTCTATCTCTACACAAACAGGAGGAATCCTTGTTATCAAAACCAGTGGTGGATATTCATGGACAGATATAACCTCATCAATATCCTCTGGAGGAATGCTTCCTGTAGTAACGTCAGTCTCTTTTATGGACTGTTTCAATGTTCCCTATATCTTTTTTGGAACCGGAAAATGGTTTTATAAAGATGATAACCCTCAAACTACAAAACCAAACAGAATATATGGAATTCCTTTAAACTGTGATACTTCAGGCTGTTCGGTTATAGGTTCTGTCTATAATGTTTCAGGATCAGCAACAGGTGTTTGTAACTACATTACATCCTCAAGGGTTGGATGGTACAGAGAACTGGATCTGGGCTCTGGTAGCTATATGAAAGAGAAAAATCTCGCAAGCCCTTCAGTTACAAACTTTGGAGCTGTATTTTTCGCAACATCACAACCTAACGCTGATATATGTAGTGTTGGAGGAAGACACAGAATATGGCATCTCAACTGTGCTACAGGAGCTCCAGTAACTTACAACTGTGATGCTGGATACTACATAACAGCAAGTTATACATTACTTTACTCTGATACCGGTGGTAGAATAAATCAGGAAAATAAACCAGAATCTACAACAGGTGATTTTTCAACCTCAGGAAATACAGGCTGGAAAAAACATCTTGTTGTCGGGGGTCAGAGTCCACAAACGGCTTACACACCTGGAGGAGAGATACTTTTATGGTTAGAAAGATAA
- a CDS encoding HAMP domain-containing histidine kinase, with amino-acid sequence MISFEKKILIIFSIVLTIGFSVINGISIIFFKKNLEYQLYKEAHLYKAILTEKPFLKLPRYFTIDSSFDPERYEIVTFLGGNYILLDKNYKIEKIKTFGLNLLVWEAVLTVTLLFVMYITIIRHIQEKEENRKLLEIFLLTITHKLGNFLSSQKLNIELIKSKCNIKPVERLEKAYQLIETDFKSSLQILKKISERKRSLRIINIKDVILNTLDLFSDHLLDRKVILHLKDFYIKIDPVDAENIFHTIIENSIKYSKSKIHIRMCTDRKICYLFIKNDIQEIQKGSGVGLKISEFLLSRYGGEIKTKAKKEFLTVIKLKR; translated from the coding sequence TTGATATCATTTGAGAAGAAGATACTTATCATTTTCAGTATTGTGCTTACAATTGGTTTTTCAGTAATAAACGGAATCAGTATCATCTTTTTCAAAAAAAACCTTGAGTATCAGCTTTACAAAGAGGCTCATCTTTATAAGGCTATACTGACTGAAAAACCTTTCTTAAAACTTCCCAGATATTTCACCATCGACAGCAGCTTTGATCCAGAAAGATACGAGATTGTAACATTCTTAGGTGGAAACTACATACTTCTTGACAAAAACTACAAGATAGAAAAGATAAAAACATTCGGTCTTAACCTTCTTGTGTGGGAAGCTGTTTTAACAGTTACACTTCTTTTTGTTATGTACATAACAATAATAAGACATATACAGGAAAAGGAAGAGAACAGGAAACTTCTTGAGATATTTTTACTTACGATAACACATAAACTTGGAAACTTTCTGTCCTCACAGAAACTGAATATAGAACTTATAAAATCAAAATGTAATATAAAGCCTGTAGAGAGGCTTGAAAAAGCTTACCAGCTTATTGAGACAGACTTTAAAAGCAGTCTTCAGATATTAAAAAAGATATCAGAAAGGAAAAGAAGTCTAAGAATAATAAACATAAAGGATGTAATACTAAACACACTTGATCTTTTCTCAGATCATCTTTTGGACAGGAAAGTAATCCTTCATCTTAAAGATTTCTATATAAAAATTGATCCTGTAGATGCGGAAAATATATTTCACACAATAATTGAAAACAGTATCAAATACTCAAAAAGTAAGATACATATAAGGATGTGTACAGATAGAAAGATCTGTTATCTGTTTATAAAAAATGATATACAGGAGATACAGAAAGGTTCTGGAGTTGGTCTGAAAATCTCTGAGTTTTTATTATCCAGATATGGAGGAGAGATAAAAACAAAAGCGAAAAAAGAGTTTTTAACTGTAATAAAGCTGAAAAGATAA
- a CDS encoding response regulator transcription factor: protein MHVLLVEDDPLLGETIEEYLKENNITVKWIQDDREIDDIFDLNQFDVIVLDLMLKYRKGEEILRDIRNRGVDVPVLILTAKSDIRDKEVCFNLGADDYLTKPFDPKELLLRLKALSKRKHREYCVKIGDITIDIDNQMVYKKGEEVKLSRTAWELLYLLVKNRGSIVPTERILAYVWGDKPVGDEIVRTYIKELRKILPKDAIVTYKGRGYKLN, encoded by the coding sequence ATGCATGTACTTCTGGTGGAAGACGATCCATTATTAGGGGAGACTATAGAAGAGTATCTGAAGGAGAATAACATAACTGTTAAATGGATACAGGATGACAGGGAGATTGATGATATATTTGATCTAAACCAGTTTGATGTTATAGTTCTTGATCTTATGCTGAAGTACAGAAAAGGGGAGGAGATATTAAGGGATATAAGAAATAGAGGTGTTGATGTACCAGTTCTTATACTTACCGCAAAATCAGATATAAGGGATAAAGAGGTCTGCTTTAACCTTGGTGCTGATGACTACTTAACAAAACCTTTTGATCCTAAAGAGCTTTTACTCAGACTTAAAGCCCTGTCAAAAAGAAAACACAGGGAGTACTGTGTAAAGATAGGGGATATAACTATAGATATAGACAACCAGATGGTTTACAAAAAAGGAGAAGAGGTAAAACTATCAAGAACAGCATGGGAACTTCTTTACCTTTTAGTAAAAAACAGAGGATCCATCGTTCCTACTGAGAGAATACTCGCCTATGTATGGGGAGACAAACCTGTTGGAGATGAGATAGTCAGAACTTACATTAAGGAACTGAGAAAAATCCTGCCTAAGGATGCTATCGTTACCTACAAAGGAAGAGGTTATAAACTAAATTGA
- the ispD gene encoding 2-C-methyl-D-erythritol 4-phosphate cytidylyltransferase: protein MKVTAVLLAAGKGRRMGEKKQFIKLKGEPVFQYSLNTINKVDLISEIVLVLPEEDIDRVKIFSFKNVIKVPGGRERQESVYNALRSIEDADIVVIHDSARPFATERMFIDGIKNVKSGWDGSITALKARDTVKRVRDKKVVQTLNREELYIVQTPQTFDYKKVLDAHEKAVRDKIFGTDDAFLMEKYGYSVTVNEGSVLNFKITTKEDMILANCLAKEKTPF, encoded by the coding sequence ATGAAGGTAACGGCTGTTTTACTGGCTGCAGGGAAAGGAAGAAGAATGGGTGAGAAAAAGCAGTTTATAAAACTGAAGGGAGAGCCTGTATTCCAGTATTCCCTTAATACTATAAATAAGGTTGATCTTATATCTGAGATAGTTCTTGTACTTCCTGAAGAGGATATAGATAGAGTAAAGATATTTTCGTTTAAAAATGTTATAAAGGTTCCCGGTGGTAGGGAAAGACAGGAATCTGTTTATAATGCGTTAAGATCAATAGAAGATGCAGATATTGTTGTTATTCATGATTCTGCAAGACCTTTTGCTACCGAAAGGATGTTTATAGATGGTATAAAAAATGTTAAATCTGGATGGGACGGCAGTATTACAGCTTTAAAAGCGAGGGATACTGTAAAAAGGGTCAGGGATAAAAAGGTGGTTCAGACATTAAACAGGGAAGAGCTATATATAGTTCAGACACCACAGACGTTTGATTATAAAAAAGTTCTTGATGCCCATGAAAAAGCTGTTAGAGATAAGATTTTTGGGACGGATGATGCTTTTCTTATGGAAAAGTACGGTTACAGTGTAACTGTAAATGAAGGATCTGTTCTTAACTTTAAGATAACAACAAAGGAAGATATGATACTTGCAAACTGTCTTGCAAAAGAGAAGACACCTTTTTAG
- a CDS encoding histidine phosphatase family protein, whose protein sequence is MKRLILCRHGESEYNAKRIIQGHIDTDLTPAGVVQARLAGEELKKFNIQRVFSSDLKRAFRTAQIIADVLDMDITKDKRIREMSFGEWEGRTYDHIFETDYQTFQNWLKNPVACPLPYQEDIENFRSRLESFIKDILKLPEDNILIVAHGGSIQGIICIMTGLGLENLWALKHTNTGISVLETDGRKTEIKLLNYSKHLETEKRTETVIL, encoded by the coding sequence ATGAAAAGGCTTATACTTTGCAGACATGGAGAGAGTGAGTACAACGCAAAAAGAATAATTCAGGGCCATATAGACACAGATCTTACACCTGCAGGTGTTGTCCAGGCAAGACTCGCAGGGGAAGAGCTTAAAAAATTTAATATCCAGAGAGTTTTCAGCTCAGATCTAAAGAGAGCATTCAGAACTGCACAGATAATAGCTGATGTTCTGGATATGGATATCACAAAGGATAAAAGAATAAGGGAGATGAGCTTTGGTGAATGGGAAGGAAGAACATACGATCATATATTTGAGACGGATTACCAGACTTTCCAGAACTGGCTTAAAAATCCTGTAGCGTGCCCCCTTCCATACCAGGAAGATATTGAGAATTTCAGATCAAGACTTGAATCATTTATAAAGGACATACTGAAACTTCCAGAGGATAACATACTTATCGTAGCCCACGGTGGATCTATCCAGGGTATAATCTGTATTATGACAGGTTTAGGGCTTGAAAATCTCTGGGCTTTAAAACATACAAACACCGGAATCTCGGTTTTAGAAACTGACGGCAGAAAAACAGAGATAAAACTTCTCAACTACTCAAAACATCTTGAGACAGAAAAGAGAACAGAAACGGTTATACTCTAA
- a CDS encoding N-acetyltransferase produces MTGIRKANVKDAHQIFKILQSYAIKGILLPRSLNSIYEHIRDFFVYEIDGKIAGVCSLHIFWEDLAEIKSLAVLPEYQGRGIGKKLVERCIEDARSLGVKKVFALTYVPQFFEKLGFRTVEKSEFPQKVWTECIHCVKFNECSEVPVLLNLEDQS; encoded by the coding sequence TTGACAGGTATAAGAAAGGCGAATGTAAAGGATGCCCACCAGATATTCAAAATACTCCAGAGTTACGCCATAAAGGGCATCCTTCTTCCAAGAAGTCTGAACAGCATATACGAGCATATAAGGGATTTTTTCGTCTATGAGATAGATGGGAAGATAGCAGGTGTTTGCTCACTTCATATCTTCTGGGAAGATCTTGCTGAGATAAAATCCCTTGCAGTTCTCCCTGAATATCAGGGAAGGGGTATAGGTAAGAAACTTGTAGAAAGATGTATAGAGGATGCAAGATCACTTGGTGTAAAAAAGGTTTTTGCTTTGACCTACGTTCCACAGTTTTTTGAAAAACTTGGCTTTAGAACTGTTGAAAAATCAGAGTTTCCACAGAAGGTATGGACAGAGTGCATCCACTGTGTGAAGTTCAATGAGTGCAGCGAAGTTCCCGTTCTCTTAAATTTAGAGGATCAGTCATGA
- the lon gene encoding endopeptidase La has translation MALSLFDEETNMEAPIPEELPLLPIRDLVIFPYMVFPIFVGRPFSIKAIEEAIESHDRYIFLALQKDKDIEEPTKDDLYEIGTVATILRMMKLEDDRIKILVQGVARGKIKEFIKEDNLYKVKLEVLEEPKPPEENIEVEALIHSIKDLLDKSIALGKQVLPDLVEIIRTLEEPGKLSDLVASILDLKSPDAQKILEIVDPVERLRYVHDLFIKEVGLLEIQHKIRTAARESMEKDQREYFLRQQIKAIQEELGEKDERQEEVEQYRKKIEEAGMPEDVREEAEKQLKRLEKMHPDSAEAGVIRTYLDWLVELPWSKRTKDKLDLKRAKRILDEDHYDLEKVKERILEYLAVQKLKKEKSMKGPILCFVGPPGVGKTSLGKSIARSLGRKFVRQSLGGVRDEAEIRGHRRTYVGALPGRIIQAIKQAGTKNPVIMLDEVDKLASDFRGDPASALLEVLDPEQNREFTDHYLGVPFDLSEVMFICTANRIDTIPRPLLDRMEVIRIPGYSEEEKLYIAKNYLIPRQLKENGLSQKYVEFTDSGLRFLIRHYTREAGVRSLERQINAVLRKIAKEIALKGKKKKYRITKSLVKKFLGAPLYMPEKEKSDEIGVVTGLAWTEVGGEILKIEATRMPGKGQLILTGSLGDVMKESAMTALSYVKSKSEEYGIDPEDFQKYDTHVHVPAGAIPKDGPSAGISIATAICSLFMNLPVRADVAMTGEITLRGKVLPVGGLKEKILAAKRAEIKDVILPKDNKDEVMEDLPPFARKNINLIFVDHIDQVFKIAIKDFEKKINKKGNKES, from the coding sequence ATGGCTCTGTCCCTATTTGATGAAGAAACAAACATGGAAGCTCCTATACCTGAAGAACTTCCACTTCTTCCTATAAGAGACCTTGTTATATTCCCTTACATGGTTTTCCCTATCTTTGTTGGAAGACCTTTTTCAATAAAAGCTATTGAAGAAGCCATAGAAAGTCACGACAGATATATATTTCTGGCTCTACAAAAAGACAAAGATATAGAAGAGCCTACAAAGGATGATCTTTATGAGATAGGAACCGTTGCAACAATCCTCCGTATGATGAAACTGGAGGATGACAGGATAAAAATACTCGTTCAGGGTGTAGCAAGGGGGAAAATAAAAGAGTTCATAAAAGAAGACAACCTGTATAAGGTAAAGCTTGAGGTTTTAGAAGAACCTAAACCGCCTGAAGAGAATATTGAGGTTGAAGCTCTCATACACTCAATCAAGGATCTTTTAGATAAATCTATAGCCCTTGGTAAACAGGTACTTCCAGATCTTGTTGAGATAATAAGAACTCTTGAAGAGCCAGGAAAGCTTTCTGATCTTGTGGCATCAATACTTGATCTAAAATCACCTGATGCCCAGAAGATACTTGAGATCGTTGATCCTGTTGAGAGATTAAGATACGTTCATGACCTATTTATAAAAGAGGTTGGGCTCCTTGAGATACAGCACAAGATAAGAACAGCAGCAAGAGAATCTATGGAGAAAGATCAGAGGGAGTACTTCCTGAGACAGCAGATAAAGGCTATCCAGGAAGAGCTTGGAGAGAAAGATGAGAGACAGGAAGAGGTAGAACAGTACAGGAAAAAGATTGAAGAAGCAGGCATGCCTGAGGATGTGAGAGAGGAGGCTGAGAAACAGCTTAAAAGACTTGAGAAGATGCACCCTGACTCTGCAGAGGCAGGTGTAATAAGAACATACCTTGACTGGCTTGTTGAACTTCCCTGGAGTAAGAGAACAAAGGATAAACTTGATCTCAAGAGGGCAAAAAGAATACTGGACGAGGATCATTACGATCTTGAGAAGGTAAAAGAGAGAATACTTGAGTATCTTGCCGTCCAGAAACTTAAAAAAGAAAAATCTATGAAAGGTCCTATACTATGCTTTGTTGGACCACCTGGAGTTGGTAAAACCTCTCTCGGGAAATCCATAGCAAGATCTCTTGGGAGAAAGTTTGTAAGACAGTCCCTTGGTGGCGTTAGAGATGAGGCTGAGATAAGGGGACACAGAAGAACATATGTTGGTGCTTTACCAGGAAGGATCATACAGGCTATAAAACAGGCAGGTACTAAGAATCCTGTGATAATGCTTGATGAGGTTGATAAACTTGCATCAGACTTTAGAGGGGATCCTGCCTCAGCGTTACTTGAGGTTTTAGATCCTGAACAGAACAGAGAGTTTACGGATCATTACCTTGGCGTTCCTTTTGATCTATCTGAGGTTATGTTTATATGCACAGCAAACAGGATAGACACAATACCAAGACCTTTACTTGACAGAATGGAGGTTATAAGAATACCCGGTTACTCTGAAGAGGAAAAGCTTTATATAGCAAAGAACTATCTTATCCCAAGACAGCTTAAAGAGAACGGTCTGAGCCAAAAATATGTTGAGTTCACAGACTCAGGACTGAGATTTTTAATAAGGCATTACACAAGGGAAGCCGGTGTTAGAAGTCTTGAGAGACAGATAAATGCTGTATTGAGAAAGATAGCAAAGGAGATAGCCCTTAAAGGTAAAAAGAAAAAGTACAGAATAACAAAATCACTTGTTAAGAAATTCCTTGGTGCTCCATTATACATGCCAGAAAAGGAAAAATCAGATGAGATCGGTGTTGTTACTGGCCTTGCATGGACAGAGGTTGGAGGTGAGATACTGAAGATTGAAGCAACAAGAATGCCTGGAAAGGGACAGCTGATACTGACAGGATCACTTGGTGATGTTATGAAAGAGTCAGCGATGACAGCACTATCATACGTAAAATCAAAGTCTGAGGAGTATGGAATAGACCCTGAAGACTTCCAGAAGTATGATACACATGTACACGTACCTGCCGGAGCTATACCAAAGGATGGTCCTTCTGCAGGTATTTCAATAGCAACAGCTATATGTTCACTGTTTATGAATCTTCCTGTAAGGGCTGATGTTGCAATGACCGGTGAGATAACATTAAGGGGAAAAGTACTTCCTGTTGGTGGATTGAAAGAAAAGATACTCGCTGCTAAGAGAGCTGAGATAAAGGATGTGATCCTTCCAAAGGACAATAAAGATGAGGTTATGGAAGATCTGCCACCATTTGCAAGAAAGAATATAAACCTTATATTCGTTGATCATATTGATCAGGTTTTCAAGATAGCTATAAAGGATTTTGAGAAAAAGATAAACAAAAAGGGTAATAAAGAGAGTTGA
- a CDS encoding Hsp20/alpha crystallin family protein: MVSKEKPPVDIVEENDSFIIIMDLPGVLPEDIEIKGDENSITIQGIKRPLIAGKYVIMERSTGRFKRKVVFKDHINIENAYAKMENGILFIKVPKAMDKLIINTKIKILIRR; this comes from the coding sequence ATGGTTTCTAAAGAAAAACCACCTGTAGATATTGTTGAGGAGAATGACAGTTTCATCATAATTATGGATCTTCCAGGTGTTTTACCTGAGGATATTGAGATAAAAGGTGATGAGAACAGTATAACTATTCAGGGAATAAAAAGACCTCTGATCGCAGGTAAGTATGTGATTATGGAGAGATCAACAGGAAGATTTAAAAGAAAGGTTGTATTTAAGGATCATATAAATATTGAAAATGCTTACGCAAAAATGGAAAATGGTATTTTATTTATAAAGGTTCCAAAAGCTATGGACAAACTAATCATTAATACCAAAATCAAGATACTGATCAGGAGGTAA
- the trmD gene encoding tRNA (guanosine(37)-N1)-methyltransferase TrmD, whose translation MKFFVLTIFPQFFEGFINTGIVSRAVKKGIVDIKSVDLRDFTEDKHRTVDDVVYGGGPGMLLKPEPIFKAYDSITEKGHKPYVLITEPWGRKFDQKFAEELSKKEEIMIICGRYEGVDERVKSIVDEEVSIGDFILSGGEPAALVIMDAVIRLIPGVVGDSESLNADSFSNDGLLGYPNYTRPAEYRGMKVPEVLRSGNHKLIKLWRRWKQIEKTAVRKPELLKKADLSDSDKKIIDAIKKGLSFEDFLKKYKV comes from the coding sequence ATGAAGTTCTTTGTCTTAACAATATTTCCCCAGTTCTTTGAAGGCTTTATAAATACGGGTATTGTATCAAGGGCTGTAAAAAAAGGTATCGTTGATATAAAAAGCGTAGATCTGAGAGATTTTACTGAGGATAAGCACAGAACTGTTGATGATGTAGTCTACGGCGGCGGTCCAGGTATGCTTTTAAAACCTGAACCTATTTTTAAAGCATACGACAGCATAACTGAAAAAGGTCATAAACCTTACGTCCTTATCACAGAACCTTGGGGTAGAAAGTTTGACCAGAAATTTGCTGAGGAGTTATCAAAGAAAGAAGAGATAATGATAATCTGTGGAAGATATGAAGGTGTTGATGAGAGAGTAAAAAGCATTGTTGATGAGGAGGTATCTATAGGAGATTTTATACTCTCAGGTGGAGAACCAGCAGCCCTTGTTATAATGGATGCTGTTATAAGGCTTATTCCCGGTGTTGTAGGTGACAGTGAGAGCTTAAATGCTGACTCGTTCAGTAATGACGGTTTACTTGGATATCCTAACTACACAAGACCTGCAGAGTACAGAGGAATGAAAGTTCCTGAAGTTCTGAGATCAGGGAACCATAAACTGATCAAGTTATGGAGAAGATGGAAGCAGATTGAAAAAACAGCTGTCAGAAAACCAGAGCTTCTGAAAAAAGCAGATCTTTCAGACAGTGACAAAAAGATCATTGATGCTATAAAAAAAGGTTTATCCTTTGAAGATTTTTTAAAGAAATATAAGGTATAA